DNA sequence from the Arthrobacter crystallopoietes genome:
GGCGGGAGCGCAGCGAAGCCAACGGCCGCAAGCTCGCCGGGCGCAAGATCGGTCTGACCTCCAAGGCGATGCAGGCCGCCACCGGCATTACCGAACCGGACTACGGCATCATCTTCGACGACATGATCCTCGAAAACGGCTGCACCGTGAAGTGGGACCAGTACACCCACCCGCGCGTCGAGGTGGAGCTCGCCTTCGTGCTGAACCGCGATGTGAAGGGCCCCAACGCCTCCATCTTCGACGTCCTGAACGCCACCGAATACGTGGTTCCCGCGCTGGAGATCCTGGACTCGCGGATCGAGATGGAAGGCCGCACCATCGTGGACACCATCTCCGACAACGCCGCCATGGGCGCGATGGTAATCGGTGGCAACCCGGTCCGCCCGCAGGACGTGGACCTGCGCTGGATCGCCGCGATCCTGTACAAGAACCAGACCGTGGAGGAGACCGGCGTCGCCGCGGGCGTGCTGAACCACCCGGCCGCCGGCGTGTACTGGCTGGCCAACAAGATCGCCCCGCACGGCGACCACCTCAAGGCCGGGGAAACCATCCTCGCCGGCTCCTTCACCCGCCCGATGTGGGTCTACGAGGGCGACACCGTGCACGCCGACTACGGACAGCTGGGATCCATCACATGCCGATTCGAGTAGAAGCAGCGCCGTCCTTCAAGGACCTCGTCAACGACGCCGACCGCACCATCGCGGGCATGTTCGTGTGCTCCGGCGACGCGGGCATCGCCGAAATCTGCGCCGGCTCCGGGATCGACTACCTGCTGATCGACGCCGAACACGGACCCAACGGGCTGGAGACAGTCCTGGCCCAGTTGCGCGCCATCGCCGGCTACCCGGCCCTCCCCGTGGTCCGCGTGCCCTTCAACGATCCGGTGCTGATCAAGCAGTTCCTGGACATTGGTGCGCAGTCGCTGATCGTGCCGATGGTGAACAACGCGGAGCAGGCCCGGGCCGCGGTGGCGGCCATGCACTACCCGCCGCGCGGCATCCGCGGGGTGGGTTCGGCGCTGGCCCGTTCGGCACGCTGGAACCGCATCCCCGACTACCTCAACCGCGCCGAGGACCTGGTCACCCTGGTTGTCCAGGTCGAGGCTGCCGAGGCGGTCCAGAACGCCGCGGAAATCGCCGCGGTGGACGGGATCGACGGCATCTTCATCGGCCCCTCGGACCTGGCCGCCTCCATGGGCGTGCTGGGACAACAGGAGCATCCGGACGTGGTGGCCGCGGTGGTCAAGACCATCGAGGACGTGAAGGCCGCCGGCAAGTTCGTCGGAGTCAACGCGTTCGTCGAAGCCTCGGCGCGCCGCTACATCGACGCCGGGGCGGACTTCGTCAACGTCGGCGCGGACGTGGCCCTGCTGGCCCGGGGGACCGAGGCGCTCGCCGCCAAGTACATTCCCGAAGAGGCCGGAGTCGGAGCAGAGGCCCAAGCGCCCCGCGCCAGCTACTGATTTCCGCCGACTGAGCAGCTGGTGCCCTTTTGAACGGTGGAAAGGGGCGCCAGCTGCACTCTGGATCTGCCGGGGCGCCCAGGCGGCCTGGTCTGGCAGCGCTTGCTCAGCGGAGGTACTCGCGGGCCTGGACGTTCAGCGCGCGCCGCTTCACCGAGATCGCCTTGGCGTAGTAGCCGACCAGCTGCTCGCACAGCACCGGCCAGGTCCGGCCCTGGACCGACTCGAAGGCCGCCTGGCCAAAGGCCCGGCGCTTAATGTCGTCGCCGATCAGGTCCTGTACCCGGGACCGCAAGTCATCCAGCCGGCCGGGCGTGTAGATCCAGCCGGTCCGTGACTGGTCCACCAGATCCAGCGGACCGCCCCGTCCCACCGCCACCACCGGCACCCCGGAGGCCTGCGCTTCCTGGATGGTCTGGCAGAACGTTTCGGATTCGCCCGGGTGGACAAACAGGTCGAAGCTCGCCACCATCCGCGCCAGGTCCTCGCCGCCCTGAAAGCCGGCGAAATATGCGCCGGGCAGCTTGGCGCGCAGCGAGTCCTTCAGCGGCCCGGACCCCACAATGACCAGCCGCGTGCCGGGCAGGTCGGCGAGCACGGCCAGATCCTCCACCTGCTTCTCCGCGGCCAGCCGGCCCACAAAGCCGATGATCCGCTCGCCGTTGGGCGCCACCGATGCCCGCCACCCGGCGTCGTACTTTTGCGGGTGGAAACGCGAGGTGTCCACGCCGCGCCGCCACAAATGCACCCGGCGCACGCCGTGGCTGTGCAGCTGGTCCACGGCGAAACTGGACGGCGCGAGCGTGAGGGTCGAGAGCTCGTGGATGTTCTCGACGTGTTGCCACAACAGCTGCTCCAGCCACGGGGCACCGTAGCGCGCGGCATAGGCCGGAACCTCGGTCTGGTAGATGGACACGGCGGGGATGCCCAGCTGGTGCGCGGCCTGCACGGCCCGCCAGCCGAGGACAAACGGCGAGGCCACATGCACCACCTCGGGCATGAAGTCCGCGAAGATCCGCCGCAGCCGCGCCGGCGTCCCGGCGGCGACCCGCACATTGGCGTAGCCGCGCAGCGGGACGGACGGCAGCCGGTGCACCGGGTAGCCCTCCACCTCGGCCGGCGCCTCGTCATCGAGCCACGACGACGTCGGCGCGATGACCAGCACGTCGTCGCCCCGCCGCCGCAGGTGCGCGATGACCTGCAGCAGCGAGTGGGTGACGCCGTTCATATGCGGCAGGAACGATTCAGCAACAATGGCGATCCTCACGCTTCTACCGTGGCGGCCGGGCGCAGACTCCCGGCGAGGACAGGGTTTCGCCCCGGTGAACAGTTGCAAAAGACTCACGACGGCGCCGGTCCGGGCCGGTGGCGGGAGAAGCGGTCCGGGCAGGCGGCGGGAGGCGGCTAGGGTAGTCGGGTGACTCTTGGACTCCTGACCGTAATCCTGGTGGCGATTTTCCTCGGCTCGGTGGCCCAGCGGATCGCCGGAGTGGGCTTCGCGCTGCTGCTTTCGCCCATCCTGGTGATGCTGCTCGGCGCACACACGGGGATCATGATGATCAATATCTGCTCGGTGGTCTCCTGCGGCCTGATCGTGCCGCGGGTCTGGGCGGACATCAACTGGAACATGTTCTGGTGGCTGACCATCCCCGCCACGCTTGGCACCATCGGCGGCTCCTTCGTTGCGGTCAACGTCCCGTCCGCGCCGCTGGTGGTCACGGTCGGCGCCGTCGTCATCTTCGCCCTCGGCCTCTCCGTGATGCTGCACCGCGCCTCCGTGACGGTGCGCGGCAACCCGCCCAAGGCGCTGGCCGGGCTGGGATCAGGACTGACCAACTCGCTGGCCGGCGTGGGCGGCCCCACCGTCAGCGCCTACGCGGTGCTGGCGCGCTGGCCGCAGCGCGAGTTCGCCGGCACGCTGCAGCCCTATTTCCTGGTGATCTGCCTGATCACCGTCGGCGTCAGGACCTGGCTCAACCCGTCCCATCTGCCGCAACTGGACTGGTGGATGTGGGCCGCGCTGGGGGTCATGATCGTGGTCGGGATCTTTACGGGGGAGAAGCTGCTGCGACACATCAAGGACGACCACGCGCGGGTCGCCGTCATCATTATGGCCTTCGTGGGCGCCCTCGCTGCGCTGATCAAGGGACTGCTGGACCTCAACGGCTAAAGCTGGGCCTCAACGGTCAAAGCGGTGCGGTTGTTCCCGTAGCACCCCTTTTCCACCTGTTTCGTGCCCGCACTGGCTTTTTATTTTAAAGCAGGTATGGTCTCTCATACCGTTGTATTTCGCCTTGAAAAAGGAGCTGGAATGGCAGGAAAGTCCCCGCAGGGGTCTAACACCAAGAAACAGGGTAAATCTATCAAGGAAAAGCGCGCCGAAAAGCGCTCGAAGTCCTCAGCTGAGGAGGAGCTCATTCCCAAGCGCCGCAAGGGCGCCTAAGCTAGGGCTGGATGAAGAAACCTAGGCTGGCGGAAATCCGGAGGCAGTCCGCGGCATTCTTGCCGTGTTGATTTCCCGGAATATTCCGCCTTTCCGGGCGGCTGGTTCTTTTTGAACCAGCCGCCCGCTTCCATTTAAAAGTCCTGATCTGGAAATTCCGCGAAAATGATTGCCCAAAACACCTTTTCTGGGAAAACTCGTTTTTCCTTCCGGCACTGGCGAAAGCTCACAGATTCCCGCCCCACCGCTCAATTTTGGTGCTGGCTGCCCTGCCCCGCCCGGCGTAATATCTGTCTCGGGTGGCCCATGGTGCTAAGGAGCAGACCATGGAATGGATCCGGCCGGAAGACGCCGGTTACGACGAAGCACGCACACTTTTCAACGCGATGATCGACCGGCGTCCGGCCGTCATCGCCCAATGCTCGAGCGCGGCCGACATCCGTGAGGCGCTCGCCTACGGACGGCAGCACGGCCTCGAGATCGCCGTCAGATCAGGCGGCCACTCCGTTGCCGGCATGTCCATGAACGACGGCGGCCTGGTCATCGACGTGCGCGGGCTGAAGGACATCACCGTGGACCCTCAGGCCCGCACCGCAACCGTCGGCGGTGGCGCGACCTGGGGCGAGTTCGACCGGGCCGCTCAACCGTACGGTCTGGCGGTCACGGGCGGCCGGGTGTCCACGACGGGCGTTTCCGGCTTCACCCTGGGCGGCGGCTCCGGCTGGATGGACCGCGGGTGGGGATTGGCCTGCGACAACCTGGTCTCCGTGAATCTGGTGACGGCGGCGGGGGAGGAAGCGACGGCCAGCGCCGGCGAGAACCCGGAGCTGTTCTGGGCGCTGCACGGCGGCGGAGGGAATTTCGGCGTCGCGACCTCCCTTACTTTCAAAATGTACGACGTCGGCGAGCAGGTTCTGTGCGGACTGATGCTGTGGCCGCTCGGACAGGCCCGGGACGTGGCGCGTGCCTACCGGGACTTCGTACCTGCCTCGCCCGAAGCTTTGGGTTCTTGCCTGGTCACGTTGATCGCACCGCCGGAAGAGTTCGTGCCGGCAGAGCTGCAGGGCAAGCCGGCCCTGGGCCTCGTGGTGGTCTATACCGGCGATCCGGAGGAGGGCAGGGAAGCGGTCCGGCCGCTGAGGTCGCTGCAGCCCGCCGCCGATATTGTCGGGCCCCGCCCGTACGCGGATTTCCAGTGCATGCTCGACGACGCCCCGGGGCAGCTGAACTACTGGACGGCGGACTACCACGACGAGTTTCCGGACGCGGCGCTGGATGTCTTCCTCCGGTTCGGGGAAGCGCTGCCGCATGAATCCTCACAGATGCTGCTGGCACCGTGGGGCGGCCGGGCCGGCCGGGTTGACCCGGCCTCCACGCCGATGGCCCGGCGCACTGCCCAATGGATTACCCATCCCTTTGCCGTGTGGCAGGACCCGGCGCAGACCGCTGAAGCCATCGGCTGGGCCAAGGGCTTCCGGCGCGATATTGCGCCCTATGCCAGCGGCGGCGTGTATCTGAACTTCATCGGCCACGAGGGGCAGGAGCGGATCATGGCGGCCTTCGGGCCGGAGAACTACGCCAGGCTCGCCCGGATCAAACGGGACTTCGATCCGGACAATATCTTCCGCGGGAACCAGAACATCCTGCCCGCCGCCGGAGAGCCGGTCGAAACGGAAGGTGCCATCGCCCACTGAGGTGCGTGCCGCCGACTCTTCTATGTCTGTCAAGCGCTCTTCAGGCACGGGCTCGCGGCGTTGAGCGTGCGGTGGACGCGTCGGGCTAGGTAGCGTTTGATGCATCGGCGGATTTCCCGGTCGGTGCGTCCTTCTGTTCGCCGTTTCTCCACGTATCTCCGGGTCTCCTCGTCGTGGGTCATCTTGGTGAGAGCGACCATGTGGAGAGCGCGGTTCAGGTTTCTGTCTCCGCCTCGGTTCAGGCGGTGCCGGACGGTGTTTCCTGAGGAAGCGGGGATAGGATTCACGCCGGCCAGGGAGGCGTAGGCCGCCTCGTTCCGAACCCGTCCCTGATGGGACCAGGCGGTGAGGCAGGTCGCTGCAGTGACGGACCCAAAGCCCTTTTCATGCAGCAGGGGTGCGGCCTCGCTGATCTGTACCAGCTCGGTCACTTGCTTGTCATTGGCTTTGAGCTGGTCATCGAGTTCGAGGACACGTTTGGCCAACCGCGTTGCCTCGGTCCGGGCGATGGTCAGGGACAGTTCCTCCTCTCGGGCGCGCCACCGCGACGCTTCAGCGATCTGAGCTGCTGAGAGTGCCCTGCGGGCGTCCAATCCCAGATCATTGGTGCGCAGCAGTGCGGTGAGCGAGTTGACCGAACGGGTGCGCTCGGCGCTCATGGCGTCGCGGGCCGTGACCAGGATCCGCAAGGCCTGGCGCACCCCCTCGTTGAGCCTCGGGCGGCATAGCTTCGCCTGTGGCAGCGGCAACGCGGCTGCGGCAATGTGGTGCGCATCGAGGGCATCGGATTTGCCGACGCCGTGGCGTTTCTTCGCGTCCATTCGCGGAGCCTCGGCCACCGGGTAACCCTCGGCGGCGACAGCGCCGGCCAGGACGGCTCCGTAAGATGCGGCGCCTTCGATCACCCACAGCGTGTCAGCGTCTGCGTCGGTGCGGCGGGCCACCCACGCGATGGCCCTGTTGATGCCGGCAGACGTCGTTGGGAAGTCTCGGGTATCGATCAGCTCGCCGGTCCTGGCTGCAAGGATCGCGTAGACGTGATTGCGGGCGTGGGTGTCGACGCCCACGACAAACGGGTAGGAATGCGCGACGATAGAAATGGCGGTCACGGCACCTTTCCTCAGTGATGGAGATGGTCAGGCCGCTGTCGGCCGGTACCAGTCCGGGTAGGAAACACATCGGAACAGCACTGTGACGGGTCACGCGCCTCAAGGCGGCGGACAATCTTCTGATCAAGCTACCGAGGTGGGCCGGACAGGTCCGGCCGGCCCGCGCCACGGATGGACAAGTCGGCGGCAAGACACTTCATGGTCAACGTACGCTCGAGTCACATCCATGGCCGGCGGAACGGCCAGTACCCATCCTGCCAGCCAGTCCCAGACCAGCTACAAGAAAGTCTCACAGTCGTACGTTGACGCGTTTTCCTGCCGGGGTCTGTCAACCTCTAGCCCGAACCAGAACCGGCGCGTAGCGTTGAAAAGGTTCCCGCCGTCGAGACATCGCGCGGCCCGGCACGCGAATCATTGACAGGAGTTCCAGACATGAAAGCTCTGACCTGGCAAGGCAAACGTCAAGTGTCCGTCGAGGAGGTCCCGGATCCGGCCATCCAGGACCCCACGGATGCCATCATCCGCATCACCTCCACCGCCATCTGCGGCTCGGACCTGCACCTGTACGAGGTGCTGGGCCCGTTCATGAACAAGGGCGATATCCTCGGCCACGAGCCCATGGGCATTGTGGAGGAAGTGGGCAGCGCCGTCACCAACATCAAGCCCGGCGACAAGGTGGTCATTCCGTTCAACATCGCCTGCGGGAACTGCTTCATGTGCGGTCTCGGCCTGCAGTCGCAGTGCGAGACTACCCAGGTCAAGGCGAAGGGGACCGGCGCCGCGATGTTCGGCTACACGGAACTCTACGGCTCGGTGCCGGGCGGGCAGGCGGAGTATCTGCGGGTGCCGCACGCGGACTACGGCCCGATCAAGGTGGCCAACACCAGCATTCCGGACGAGCGCTACCTGTTCCTTTCCGACATCCTGCCCACCGCCTGGCAGGCCGTGGATTACGCCAACGTCCCCGGCGGCGGCACGCTGGCCGTCTTCGGGCTTGGGCCCATCGGGCAGCTGGCCAGCCGGATCGGCAAACATCTGGGCTACCGCGTTATCGCCGTCGAGCGCATTCCGGAGCGGCGGCAGATGGCCGAGCGGCACGGCATCGCCACGCTGGACTGGACCCGGAACTGCGCCGATGACCTGCGCGACATGACCGGCGGACGCGGCCCGGACTCCGTGGTGGACGCGGTCGGCATGGAGTCGCACGGTTCGCCGGTGGCGGCCGCCGCGCAGGCCGCCGTCGGGGTCCTGCCGCACCCCGTGGCCAAGCTGGCCATGACGACGGCGGGGGTGGACCGGCTCGCCGCCCTGCACGCTGCGATTGATTCCGTCCGGCGCGGCGGAACCGTCTCGCTCTCCGGGGTCTACGGCGGGGAAGCGGATCCGATGCCGATGCTGAAGATGTTCGACAAGCAGCTCCAGCTGCGGATGGGCCAGTGCAACGTCAAGCACTGGATTACCGACCTGCTGCCCCTCGTCGACGACGACACCGACCCGCTGGCCTTGTCCGATCTGGTCACCCACCGCGTCTCCCTGGACGAGGCGCCAGCCATGTACGAGATGTTCCAGAAGAAGGAGGACGGCTGCATTAAGGTTGTGCTTCAGCCTTAGTGCTGCGCTGGCTGTGGGCGGCGGGACTGTTAGCACCGCCGCTTTTGGCTGCTCCGCCGCGTCGCTGGCCGGACGATGGCCGGTCAACTGGCACCATGGAGACAATGAAACTCAAATGGCGCCCGGGCGGGCAAAGCGGACTGCCCATGCCCCTCTGGCTGCAAGGGGGTTTCGAACTTTTCCAGAGCGCGCTGCTCTCGGCGATCGTCGTGTTGCTGCCGCTTGTCGGCGTGTGGTTCGCGGATGGGTTCGAAGACCGCAGCTTCGATTCGCTGGCCAGGCTTGGCGGACAGGCCTGGCTGCTGATCCATGGCGTGCCGCTGCAGCTGGAGATCCTGATGGGTACCACATCCGCGGACATGGAGCGGGGCACGCTGTCCCTTGTCCCGCTGGGCCTGGCGCTGCTGCCCTTTTTCCTGTCCTGGCGGGCGGGACGACGTCTGGCGCGCGCCGCCTATACGGACCAGCTCTGGCAGGCACTGCTCGGTGCCCTCGGCGTGTATGCCTTTGTCGGCGGCGCCACCGCCTATCTGGTGCAGACCGAGGAAGTAGAAATTTCCATGGTGGCCGGCGCCCTGATACCGCTGATCCCGGCCGGGGCGGGGCTGATCATCGGGGCGTACCGCGCGGCCGGATCGTGGGGCCGGCTGATCGGCGTGGACGCGGCGGCCTGGGTGGCCAAGACCAGCCAGCACTCACGCTGGGCCGGCTCCTACGTCTGGTCCGTCATCCGCGCTGGTCTGCTGGCGGTTACTGCCGCGGTCTGCCTGGCGGCCCTGCTGCTGGCCGTGGACATCGCCCTGCACTGGGCGGACATCATCGAGATCTACCAGGAGCTGAACACCGGTGTGGTGGGCGGCATTGTGCTCACGGTCGCGCAGCTGGGCCTGCTGCCGAACTTCGTGGGCTGGACACTGGCGTGGTCCTCCGGAGCCGGGTTCGCCGTCGGCACGGGCAGTTCCATCAGTCCGCTCGCCACCACGGTGGGACCGCTGCCGGCGTTCCCGTTGCTCGGCGCCCTGCCCACGGGCGAACTGACCTACGGCATGGCCGCCCTGCTGCTACCGGTGGTTGCCGGCGTGCTGGCCGGCTGGTGGTTCCTGCGCGAGGGCGAAAACCACTTTGACGAATGGCTCTCCATCAAAATCCAGACCCGCTGGTTCACGGCCGCGGCCTCCACCGTGGTGCTTGGCCTTTTGATCGGCGCCGCCGCCGGTGCGGGCACTGCGGTCCTGGCCTGGCTGTCCCGCGGTTCCCTGGGCATCGGCCGCTTTGTTGACCTGGGCCCGGACCCGCTGTGGACGGCACTCTGGATCGCGCTGGAAGTGGCTGCCGGCGTCGTTATTGGTTACGCCGTAGGCCCCTGGCTGGAGCGCGAACCGCGCCGCGCTGCAACAACGCCGGCGGAGATCCGCAGCAAGAAAGACTAGCTGCCGCCATAACGACGGCGGATCCGTCAGCTCTGCGGGTTGAACAGGTTGTTGTAGTCGAGCAGCTTTTCCGAGTACTCGTTGGTGCACTGCTCCTGTGCGCTCTGTGTGACCGCCAGCCGCGTGCACTCCTCGTACTGTGCCGTGAGCGGCCAGAAGACCATTTGCGCCAGGGCGGTCAGCGCGAAGAAACCGCCTACGATGATGCCGAAAATGAATGTGATCCGCAGTGTCCCCGGCAGGCCGTGCCGGACTGACTTCACCAGACCCACAATCGAAACCACCACGGTGATCACGGCCAGGACGAGCGCGGCGATCTTCCACGGCAGCGGCAACGCCGCCGCCAGGAACGTGGCCAGCACCAGCAACAGGAGAACCCGCAGATAGAGACTTGCGTTTTTTGTTTGTTCCTCGCTGGGCCGCGGCCGTGTGTCATGTTCCATGGGTTTAAGCCTAGGCGAGCCGGGAGCATAAAGTTGACGCATGCGCATCGTGGTACTCGTCTCCGGCTCCGGCACCAACCTTCAGGCAGTCATCGAAGCGGTGAAAACAGGGGAGCTCGACGCCGATATCGTCGCCGTGGGTTCCGACATCCCGGGCTGCTTAGGGCTAGAGCGGGCCGAGGGCGCAGGCATCGAGACGTTCGTCGTGGCGCCGGCAGACTTCGGCAGCCGGCCCGAGTGGAACCGCGCGCTGCAGGCCGCCGTCGCATCCTATGTTCCGGATGTTGTGCTGCTCGCCGGTTTCATGCGCATCCTGGATGCCGAATTCGTCGAGGCCTTCGATGGCCGCATGGTCAATACCCATCCCGCACTGCTGCCGTCGTTCCCGGGCGCCCACGGAGTGCGGGACGCGCTGGCCCACGGGGTGAAGATTACCGGCGTCACCGTCCATATTGTCGACTCCGGCGTGGACACCGGGCCCATCCTCGCGCAGGCGGCCGTGCCCGTCCGCGAGGAAGACACCGAGGAAGTGCTGCACGAGCGCATCAAAGTGGAGGAGCGCAAGCTCCTGGTGCAGACGCTGGCGGACCTCAGCACACGCACTGGCTAACTTTTCTGGAGCCGTGACGGCTGCACCGCCAGCAGCAGCCCGCGCGACTTATTGCGCTCGCGAAGCCCGGTTTCCTGTGGATAACCTTCCTGCCTAGTTAAACGTGTGATTACACTGGCTCGAACACATCAGTCAGCAACCCGACCAGTGCATAGGGGTCTCGGTGAACCGCAGGACCAAATTCGATACTTCCACGCGTGCCCGATCCTCGGTAATTGCCGTGCTGGCTGTGGCCGCTCTCGGCCTAACGGCTTGCGGCGGGGACGCGGAGGGCGAGCCCGGCAGCTCTGCTTCTCCAGCAGCAACGTCGGCAGCTGCAGGTGAAACTGCTACGCCGACACCTACACCAAGTGCCACTCCCGAATATAAGCCCGCGACTGCGAACGGGCCGGCTGAGAACGTACCGGTGCCGCAAATGCCCGAACTCGCGAGCGAAGAATCCAAAGAAGGGCTCGAAGCGTTCACTCTGTATTGGTATGACCTTCTGAATTACGCCTACGAGTCGGGGGACCTAGCGCCCCTTGAAGCTGTCACCGAGGACTCCTGCCTCCGCTGTCAAGATGTAGGTAAAGTCATAGCGGATTGGCATTCCGAAGGACGTTGGTTAGTCGGTGGCAAGGTCGAAATTGATGGGACTGGAACTGACTATGTGGAGGATTCCGCTGGAAGGCATCAAATCGCCGTGCAGTTGGTGTCCAATGAGCTGCGCTACTACTTGGCCGACGGAACGCTGCATGAGAAGTCGACAGAATCGGATATGCAGGTCGACGTCCTCGTTGCCCGGTATGAAAGCGGCAGATGGCTGACGCTTGACGTGGGCGTCTCTGGATCGATCTAGCTATGCGAACAGCGGGCAGATGGTGGAACTCCGCTAGACGCAATATCTTATGCATGGCATGGCTTGCCCTTATCAGTGTCATTTGGCTGCTCGGATCCGCGAGTTCGGCCTATGCTGCTCCCAATACTGGTGGTGAATGGGCTGGCGGGAAAGCCAAAGTAACTTCCTGGTACCCGGTCCCAGACGGTGGCGGATGGACCAACAGCCTCAACGCACTTCCCCAACCAGACCGAGTTTTCAGATACGAAATTGCTTGTATGGACGACGGTCGGAATAACATCGACGTTGCTTGTCTGGCCCGACTCCCACAGTGTGACGAAGCAGAAAACGGACGCGTTGTGGTTTGGGAATCTGCCTCTACCGAGATCCAGCCATTGCAATGGCGGCGGCTAGATGGATACTCCTGCCTATACACGGAGAAACCTGTCGATGTCATGGACCTGATAGCTCGAGACATCCACGCTGCCTTCGCGGACCTACCGATACATGTTGGCGGGATAAGTGGTCAACCCGCTCCTCATACTTTGCGCGGAGCCGAGACGAATTTCTATGCAGATGCTGGTGAACAATCAGCCGACTTCGAGCTTCATGGTCAAGAGATCCACCTCGAAGCCCGTCCGGTTCAGTATGAGTGGGATTATGGAGATGGTGCCAGAGGCGGACCATTCCTTTTTCCTGGCGGTCCTCTTCAGGAAGGCGAATGGGGAACGAAAACGGCTACGAGTCACATCTTCGAGGAAACTGGAGACTTTGCTGTTGGCCTTACAGTGACTTACCGCGCTACTTACACCGTCAACGGTGGCGTCGTTATCGATGTCCCTGGCGATGCCGAATTTTCAGC
Encoded proteins:
- a CDS encoding zinc-dependent alcohol dehydrogenase; this translates as MKALTWQGKRQVSVEEVPDPAIQDPTDAIIRITSTAICGSDLHLYEVLGPFMNKGDILGHEPMGIVEEVGSAVTNIKPGDKVVIPFNIACGNCFMCGLGLQSQCETTQVKAKGTGAAMFGYTELYGSVPGGQAEYLRVPHADYGPIKVANTSIPDERYLFLSDILPTAWQAVDYANVPGGGTLAVFGLGPIGQLASRIGKHLGYRVIAVERIPERRQMAERHGIATLDWTRNCADDLRDMTGGRGPDSVVDAVGMESHGSPVAAAAQAAVGVLPHPVAKLAMTTAGVDRLAALHAAIDSVRRGGTVSLSGVYGGEADPMPMLKMFDKQLQLRMGQCNVKHWITDLLPLVDDDTDPLALSDLVTHRVSLDEAPAMYEMFQKKEDGCIKVVLQP
- a CDS encoding glycosyltransferase family 4 protein, translating into MRIAIVAESFLPHMNGVTHSLLQVIAHLRRRGDDVLVIAPTSSWLDDEAPAEVEGYPVHRLPSVPLRGYANVRVAAGTPARLRRIFADFMPEVVHVASPFVLGWRAVQAAHQLGIPAVSIYQTEVPAYAARYGAPWLEQLLWQHVENIHELSTLTLAPSSFAVDQLHSHGVRRVHLWRRGVDTSRFHPQKYDAGWRASVAPNGERIIGFVGRLAAEKQVEDLAVLADLPGTRLVIVGSGPLKDSLRAKLPGAYFAGFQGGEDLARMVASFDLFVHPGESETFCQTIQEAQASGVPVVAVGRGGPLDLVDQSRTGWIYTPGRLDDLRSRVQDLIGDDIKRRAFGQAAFESVQGRTWPVLCEQLVGYYAKAISVKRRALNVQAREYLR
- a CDS encoding sulfite exporter TauE/SafE family protein — encoded protein: MTLGLLTVILVAIFLGSVAQRIAGVGFALLLSPILVMLLGAHTGIMMINICSVVSCGLIVPRVWADINWNMFWWLTIPATLGTIGGSFVAVNVPSAPLVVTVGAVVIFALGLSVMLHRASVTVRGNPPKALAGLGSGLTNSLAGVGGPTVSAYAVLARWPQREFAGTLQPYFLVICLITVGVRTWLNPSHLPQLDWWMWAALGVMIVVGIFTGEKLLRHIKDDHARVAVIIMAFVGALAALIKGLLDLNG
- the hpaH gene encoding 2-oxo-hept-4-ene-1,7-dioate hydratase, translating into MLDQTTIEKIADELVEAGRTRTPVPRLTARYPEMTVEDSYAVQNLWRERSEANGRKLAGRKIGLTSKAMQAATGITEPDYGIIFDDMILENGCTVKWDQYTHPRVEVELAFVLNRDVKGPNASIFDVLNATEYVVPALEILDSRIEMEGRTIVDTISDNAAMGAMVIGGNPVRPQDVDLRWIAAILYKNQTVEETGVAAGVLNHPAAGVYWLANKIAPHGDHLKAGETILAGSFTRPMWVYEGDTVHADYGQLGSITCRFE
- the purN gene encoding phosphoribosylglycinamide formyltransferase, with product MRIVVLVSGSGTNLQAVIEAVKTGELDADIVAVGSDIPGCLGLERAEGAGIETFVVAPADFGSRPEWNRALQAAVASYVPDVVLLAGFMRILDAEFVEAFDGRMVNTHPALLPSFPGAHGVRDALAHGVKITGVTVHIVDSGVDTGPILAQAAVPVREEDTEEVLHERIKVEERKLLVQTLADLSTRTG
- a CDS encoding IS110 family transposase — its product is MTAISIVAHSYPFVVGVDTHARNHVYAILAARTGELIDTRDFPTTSAGINRAIAWVARRTDADADTLWVIEGAASYGAVLAGAVAAEGYPVAEAPRMDAKKRHGVGKSDALDAHHIAAAALPLPQAKLCRPRLNEGVRQALRILVTARDAMSAERTRSVNSLTALLRTNDLGLDARRALSAAQIAEASRWRAREEELSLTIARTEATRLAKRVLELDDQLKANDKQVTELVQISEAAPLLHEKGFGSVTAATCLTAWSHQGRVRNEAAYASLAGVNPIPASSGNTVRHRLNRGGDRNLNRALHMVALTKMTHDEETRRYVEKRRTEGRTDREIRRCIKRYLARRVHRTLNAASPCLKSA
- a CDS encoding aldolase/citrate lyase family protein, which translates into the protein MPIRVEAAPSFKDLVNDADRTIAGMFVCSGDAGIAEICAGSGIDYLLIDAEHGPNGLETVLAQLRAIAGYPALPVVRVPFNDPVLIKQFLDIGAQSLIVPMVNNAEQARAAVAAMHYPPRGIRGVGSALARSARWNRIPDYLNRAEDLVTLVVQVEAAEAVQNAAEIAAVDGIDGIFIGPSDLAASMGVLGQQEHPDVVAAVVKTIEDVKAAGKFVGVNAFVEASARRYIDAGADFVNVGADVALLARGTEALAAKYIPEEAGVGAEAQAPRASY
- a CDS encoding FAD-binding oxidoreductase, translated to MEWIRPEDAGYDEARTLFNAMIDRRPAVIAQCSSAADIREALAYGRQHGLEIAVRSGGHSVAGMSMNDGGLVIDVRGLKDITVDPQARTATVGGGATWGEFDRAAQPYGLAVTGGRVSTTGVSGFTLGGGSGWMDRGWGLACDNLVSVNLVTAAGEEATASAGENPELFWALHGGGGNFGVATSLTFKMYDVGEQVLCGLMLWPLGQARDVARAYRDFVPASPEALGSCLVTLIAPPEEFVPAELQGKPALGLVVVYTGDPEEGREAVRPLRSLQPAADIVGPRPYADFQCMLDDAPGQLNYWTADYHDEFPDAALDVFLRFGEALPHESSQMLLAPWGGRAGRVDPASTPMARRTAQWITHPFAVWQDPAQTAEAIGWAKGFRRDIAPYASGGVYLNFIGHEGQERIMAAFGPENYARLARIKRDFDPDNIFRGNQNILPAAGEPVETEGAIAH
- a CDS encoding DUF6350 family protein, which codes for MKLKWRPGGQSGLPMPLWLQGGFELFQSALLSAIVVLLPLVGVWFADGFEDRSFDSLARLGGQAWLLIHGVPLQLEILMGTTSADMERGTLSLVPLGLALLPFFLSWRAGRRLARAAYTDQLWQALLGALGVYAFVGGATAYLVQTEEVEISMVAGALIPLIPAGAGLIIGAYRAAGSWGRLIGVDAAAWVAKTSQHSRWAGSYVWSVIRAGLLAVTAAVCLAALLLAVDIALHWADIIEIYQELNTGVVGGIVLTVAQLGLLPNFVGWTLAWSSGAGFAVGTGSSISPLATTVGPLPAFPLLGALPTGELTYGMAALLLPVVAGVLAGWWFLREGENHFDEWLSIKIQTRWFTAAASTVVLGLLIGAAAGAGTAVLAWLSRGSLGIGRFVDLGPDPLWTALWIALEVAAGVVIGYAVGPWLEREPRRAATTPAEIRSKKD